A region of the Dyadobacter sp. CECT 9275 genome:
GTCGTAATCAAATTTCCTGAGTTATTTAATAGACTTTTCTAGCCAGACAGAAGTATCCTTAGCGTCAAATCTTAATCTACCAGCGCACATGTTACGCATTTTTCTTATACTGTCTACAGTACTTTTTAGTATACTGCCCGGGATGGGGCAAAGGTCTTCCTCCGAAAATCTTGTCGTGATTGTCCTGGATGGCATGCGCTGGCAGGAAGTATTTGCCGGTGCAGATTCGGCTTTGATCAACAATCCCTCCTTTACCCGTAACAAAAATCGCGTTTTAAGCCGATTCTGGGACGCAGATCCTCAAATCCGAAGGAAAAAGCTCTTTCCATTCTTCTGGCGGACCATTGCAACATCCGGCCAGTTGTACGGCAATCGTTGGCAGCAAAGCTATGTAAACGTCCGGAACCCTTATCAGCTCACTTATCCCGGTTTCAGTGAAATGCTGACAGGACATGTGAATCATGAGATCAGTTCCAACCGGTTGGTCACCAATAAATCGACCAACGTACTCGAGACGATTAACGCACAAAAGGGTTTTGAGTACAAAGTGGCGCTCTTTGCTACTTCGGATCTTTTTCCATTTCTGATGGATAGAAAAAATAGTAAGGTATATGTTAATGCCGACAGCGACTCTCTGGCTTTCGCAGCACCGGAGTTCATGCTGCTGAACGAAATGCAGCACCTTACCGCTAAACCGACAACCGAACGGCCCGATCTGCTCACTTATTTTGCTGCAAAAGAGTATGTAAAAAAATACAAACCTCGGGTGCTGTATCTGGCAATGGGTGAAACAGATGCCTTTGCGCACGAAGGAAACTACGATCAATACCTTGAAACTGCATTAGCGCAGGATAAGATGATCGAGCGTTTCTGGACAATGATCCAATCCATGCCGCAATACAAGAACAAGACCACACTGCTGATTACCTGTGATCATGGCCGTGGCGATGCGGCGAAACAGCAATGGACCTCACATGGACCAAACATTCCGGATTCGGGGGAAATCTGGATTGCTGCAATGGGGCCGTCTACCAAGGCCTATGGCGAGATGAAAGGACATCCGGCTATTTACCAGGAGCAGCTGGCTGCAACCATGGCAGCTGTACTGGGACTCCCTTACAAACCTGCTACACATATCGCCGCTCCGCCTGTTGAATCAATTTTCAGTTTTAAATAACAAAGGAATACCCGAAGTCGCTTGAAGTAAATTTTAGTAATTTGAGCACC
Encoded here:
- a CDS encoding alkaline phosphatase family protein, which encodes MLRIFLILSTVLFSILPGMGQRSSSENLVVIVLDGMRWQEVFAGADSALINNPSFTRNKNRVLSRFWDADPQIRRKKLFPFFWRTIATSGQLYGNRWQQSYVNVRNPYQLTYPGFSEMLTGHVNHEISSNRLVTNKSTNVLETINAQKGFEYKVALFATSDLFPFLMDRKNSKVYVNADSDSLAFAAPEFMLLNEMQHLTAKPTTERPDLLTYFAAKEYVKKYKPRVLYLAMGETDAFAHEGNYDQYLETALAQDKMIERFWTMIQSMPQYKNKTTLLITCDHGRGDAAKQQWTSHGPNIPDSGEIWIAAMGPSTKAYGEMKGHPAIYQEQLAATMAAVLGLPYKPATHIAAPPVESIFSFK